In one window of Orcinus orca chromosome 17, mOrcOrc1.1, whole genome shotgun sequence DNA:
- the OSGIN2 gene encoding oxidative stress-induced growth inhibitor 2 isoform X2 has translation MPVWCCRCSLAGHFRNYSDPETEGEIFNSLVQYFGDNLGRKVKAMPLVEETSLLEDSSVTLPVVVIGNGPSGICLSYMLSGYRPYLSSEAIHPNTILHSKLEEARHLSIVDQDLEYLSEGLEGRSSNPVAVLFDALLHPDADFGYDYPSILHWKLEQHHYIPHLVLGKGPPGGAWHNMEGSMLTISFGNWMELPGLKFKDWVSSKRRNLKGDRVMPEEIARYYKHYVKVMGLQKNFRENTYITSVSRLYRDQVDNDGQDRDISTQHLQIEKSKFTKRNWEIRGYQRIRDGSHIPFCLFAENVALATGTLDSPGRLEIDGEDFPFVFHSMPEFGAAISKGQLCGKVDPVLIVGSGLTAADAVLCAYNNNVPVIHVFRRRVTDPSLIFKQLPKKLYPEYHKVYHMMCTQSYSLDSNLLSDYTSFPEHHVLSFKSDMKCILQNISGLKKIFKLSAAVVLIGSHPNLSFLKEQGCYLGHNSSQPITCKGNPVEIDAYTYECVKEANLFALGPLVGDNFVRFLKGGALGVTRCLATRQKKKKQHLFVERGGGDGIA, from the exons aaactatAGTGACCCTGAAACTGAAGGAGAGATTTTTAATTCCTTAGTGCAATATTTTGGTGATAATTTGGGGCGAAAAGTTAAAGCTATGCCATTAGTTGAAGAAACTTCTTTACTTGAAGATTCATCAGTGACTTTGCCTGTGGTAGTAATAG gaaatggACCCTCAGGAATCTGCCTTTCTTATATGCTGTCAGGCTACAGACCATATTTATCATCAGAAGCAATACATCCAAACACAATCTTACATAGCAAATTAGAAGAAGCGAGACATCTTTCCATTGTCGATCAG gactTAGAGTACTTGTCTGAGGGCCTTGAGGGTCGATCATCCAATCCTGTTGCAGTACTTTTCGACGCACTTCTTCATCCAGATGCTGACTTTGGGTATGATTATCCATCCATTTTGCATTGGAAATTGGAACAGCATCATTATATCCCTCACTTAGTTCTTGGTAAAGGTCCACCTGGTGGAGCTTGGCAT AATATGGAAGGCTCGATGTTGACAATCAGCTTTGGAAATTGGATGGAGCTACCTGGACTTAAATTTAAAGATTGGGTATCTAGCAAACGAAG gaACCTAAAAGGGGATCGAGTTATGCCAGAGGAAATAGCTCGCTACTATAAACATTATGTAAAAGTCATGGGTCTTCAGAAGAATTTCAGAGAGAATACTTACATTACCTCTGTGTCAAGACTCTACAGAGATCAAGTTGATAATGATGGTCAAGACAGAGATATTTCAACACAGCATTTACAGATAGAGAAGTCAAAATTTACCAAGAGAAACTGGGAAATCAGGGGTTATCAGCGAATAAGAGATGGTTCCCATATTCCCTTCTGTCTCTTTGCTGAAAATGTAGCTCTGGCAACCGGAACATTGGATTCTCCTGGCCGTTTGGAAATTGATGGGGAagattttccttttgtgtttcatTCAATGCCTGAATTTGGAGCCGCTATAAGCAAAGGACAGTTGTGTGGCAAAGTGGATCCAGTGTTAATTGTAGGTTCTGGGCTTACCGCAGCTGATGCAGTACTGTGTGCTTACAACAATAATGTCCCTGTGATTCATGTATTTCGCAGACGAGTAACTGATCCAAGCTTAATTTTCAAACAGCTTCCCAAAAAGCTTTATCCAGAATACCATAAAGTCTATCATATGATGTGTACTCAGTCATATTCTTTAGACTCAAATCTTTTATCTGATTATACCAGTTTTCCTGAGCACCATGTGCTTTCCTTTAAGTCGGACATGAAATGCATTCTTCAAAATatctctggattaaaaaaaatatttaagctcTCTGCAGCAGTAGTATTGATAGGTTCTCATCCCAATCTGTCCTTTCTGAAGGAGCAAGGGTGTTACCTGGGCCACAACTCAAGCCAGCCAATCACATGTAAGGGTAATCCTGTGGAAATAGATGCATATACATATGAGTGTGTTAAAGAAGCCAACCTTTTTGCATTGGGTCCTTTGGTTGGAGACAATTTTGTTCGATTTTTAAAGGGAGGGGCACTGGGTGTTACACGCTGTTTAGCTacaagacagaagaaaaaaaagcagcatttatttgttgaaagaggaggaggagatgggatAGCTTAG
- the OSGIN2 gene encoding oxidative stress-induced growth inhibitor 2 isoform X1, whose protein sequence is MKLDCYLILYIKVNSKCMKDLNLRTRTIKLIEENRNYSDPETEGEIFNSLVQYFGDNLGRKVKAMPLVEETSLLEDSSVTLPVVVIGNGPSGICLSYMLSGYRPYLSSEAIHPNTILHSKLEEARHLSIVDQDLEYLSEGLEGRSSNPVAVLFDALLHPDADFGYDYPSILHWKLEQHHYIPHLVLGKGPPGGAWHNMEGSMLTISFGNWMELPGLKFKDWVSSKRRNLKGDRVMPEEIARYYKHYVKVMGLQKNFRENTYITSVSRLYRDQVDNDGQDRDISTQHLQIEKSKFTKRNWEIRGYQRIRDGSHIPFCLFAENVALATGTLDSPGRLEIDGEDFPFVFHSMPEFGAAISKGQLCGKVDPVLIVGSGLTAADAVLCAYNNNVPVIHVFRRRVTDPSLIFKQLPKKLYPEYHKVYHMMCTQSYSLDSNLLSDYTSFPEHHVLSFKSDMKCILQNISGLKKIFKLSAAVVLIGSHPNLSFLKEQGCYLGHNSSQPITCKGNPVEIDAYTYECVKEANLFALGPLVGDNFVRFLKGGALGVTRCLATRQKKKKQHLFVERGGGDGIA, encoded by the exons aaactatAGTGACCCTGAAACTGAAGGAGAGATTTTTAATTCCTTAGTGCAATATTTTGGTGATAATTTGGGGCGAAAAGTTAAAGCTATGCCATTAGTTGAAGAAACTTCTTTACTTGAAGATTCATCAGTGACTTTGCCTGTGGTAGTAATAG gaaatggACCCTCAGGAATCTGCCTTTCTTATATGCTGTCAGGCTACAGACCATATTTATCATCAGAAGCAATACATCCAAACACAATCTTACATAGCAAATTAGAAGAAGCGAGACATCTTTCCATTGTCGATCAG gactTAGAGTACTTGTCTGAGGGCCTTGAGGGTCGATCATCCAATCCTGTTGCAGTACTTTTCGACGCACTTCTTCATCCAGATGCTGACTTTGGGTATGATTATCCATCCATTTTGCATTGGAAATTGGAACAGCATCATTATATCCCTCACTTAGTTCTTGGTAAAGGTCCACCTGGTGGAGCTTGGCAT AATATGGAAGGCTCGATGTTGACAATCAGCTTTGGAAATTGGATGGAGCTACCTGGACTTAAATTTAAAGATTGGGTATCTAGCAAACGAAG gaACCTAAAAGGGGATCGAGTTATGCCAGAGGAAATAGCTCGCTACTATAAACATTATGTAAAAGTCATGGGTCTTCAGAAGAATTTCAGAGAGAATACTTACATTACCTCTGTGTCAAGACTCTACAGAGATCAAGTTGATAATGATGGTCAAGACAGAGATATTTCAACACAGCATTTACAGATAGAGAAGTCAAAATTTACCAAGAGAAACTGGGAAATCAGGGGTTATCAGCGAATAAGAGATGGTTCCCATATTCCCTTCTGTCTCTTTGCTGAAAATGTAGCTCTGGCAACCGGAACATTGGATTCTCCTGGCCGTTTGGAAATTGATGGGGAagattttccttttgtgtttcatTCAATGCCTGAATTTGGAGCCGCTATAAGCAAAGGACAGTTGTGTGGCAAAGTGGATCCAGTGTTAATTGTAGGTTCTGGGCTTACCGCAGCTGATGCAGTACTGTGTGCTTACAACAATAATGTCCCTGTGATTCATGTATTTCGCAGACGAGTAACTGATCCAAGCTTAATTTTCAAACAGCTTCCCAAAAAGCTTTATCCAGAATACCATAAAGTCTATCATATGATGTGTACTCAGTCATATTCTTTAGACTCAAATCTTTTATCTGATTATACCAGTTTTCCTGAGCACCATGTGCTTTCCTTTAAGTCGGACATGAAATGCATTCTTCAAAATatctctggattaaaaaaaatatttaagctcTCTGCAGCAGTAGTATTGATAGGTTCTCATCCCAATCTGTCCTTTCTGAAGGAGCAAGGGTGTTACCTGGGCCACAACTCAAGCCAGCCAATCACATGTAAGGGTAATCCTGTGGAAATAGATGCATATACATATGAGTGTGTTAAAGAAGCCAACCTTTTTGCATTGGGTCCTTTGGTTGGAGACAATTTTGTTCGATTTTTAAAGGGAGGGGCACTGGGTGTTACACGCTGTTTAGCTacaagacagaagaaaaaaaagcagcatttatttgttgaaagaggaggaggagatgggatAGCTTAG
- the OSGIN2 gene encoding oxidative stress-induced growth inhibitor 2 isoform X3 — MPLVEETSLLEDSSVTLPVVVIGNGPSGICLSYMLSGYRPYLSSEAIHPNTILHSKLEEARHLSIVDQDLEYLSEGLEGRSSNPVAVLFDALLHPDADFGYDYPSILHWKLEQHHYIPHLVLGKGPPGGAWHNMEGSMLTISFGNWMELPGLKFKDWVSSKRRNLKGDRVMPEEIARYYKHYVKVMGLQKNFRENTYITSVSRLYRDQVDNDGQDRDISTQHLQIEKSKFTKRNWEIRGYQRIRDGSHIPFCLFAENVALATGTLDSPGRLEIDGEDFPFVFHSMPEFGAAISKGQLCGKVDPVLIVGSGLTAADAVLCAYNNNVPVIHVFRRRVTDPSLIFKQLPKKLYPEYHKVYHMMCTQSYSLDSNLLSDYTSFPEHHVLSFKSDMKCILQNISGLKKIFKLSAAVVLIGSHPNLSFLKEQGCYLGHNSSQPITCKGNPVEIDAYTYECVKEANLFALGPLVGDNFVRFLKGGALGVTRCLATRQKKKKQHLFVERGGGDGIA; from the exons ATGCCATTAGTTGAAGAAACTTCTTTACTTGAAGATTCATCAGTGACTTTGCCTGTGGTAGTAATAG gaaatggACCCTCAGGAATCTGCCTTTCTTATATGCTGTCAGGCTACAGACCATATTTATCATCAGAAGCAATACATCCAAACACAATCTTACATAGCAAATTAGAAGAAGCGAGACATCTTTCCATTGTCGATCAG gactTAGAGTACTTGTCTGAGGGCCTTGAGGGTCGATCATCCAATCCTGTTGCAGTACTTTTCGACGCACTTCTTCATCCAGATGCTGACTTTGGGTATGATTATCCATCCATTTTGCATTGGAAATTGGAACAGCATCATTATATCCCTCACTTAGTTCTTGGTAAAGGTCCACCTGGTGGAGCTTGGCAT AATATGGAAGGCTCGATGTTGACAATCAGCTTTGGAAATTGGATGGAGCTACCTGGACTTAAATTTAAAGATTGGGTATCTAGCAAACGAAG gaACCTAAAAGGGGATCGAGTTATGCCAGAGGAAATAGCTCGCTACTATAAACATTATGTAAAAGTCATGGGTCTTCAGAAGAATTTCAGAGAGAATACTTACATTACCTCTGTGTCAAGACTCTACAGAGATCAAGTTGATAATGATGGTCAAGACAGAGATATTTCAACACAGCATTTACAGATAGAGAAGTCAAAATTTACCAAGAGAAACTGGGAAATCAGGGGTTATCAGCGAATAAGAGATGGTTCCCATATTCCCTTCTGTCTCTTTGCTGAAAATGTAGCTCTGGCAACCGGAACATTGGATTCTCCTGGCCGTTTGGAAATTGATGGGGAagattttccttttgtgtttcatTCAATGCCTGAATTTGGAGCCGCTATAAGCAAAGGACAGTTGTGTGGCAAAGTGGATCCAGTGTTAATTGTAGGTTCTGGGCTTACCGCAGCTGATGCAGTACTGTGTGCTTACAACAATAATGTCCCTGTGATTCATGTATTTCGCAGACGAGTAACTGATCCAAGCTTAATTTTCAAACAGCTTCCCAAAAAGCTTTATCCAGAATACCATAAAGTCTATCATATGATGTGTACTCAGTCATATTCTTTAGACTCAAATCTTTTATCTGATTATACCAGTTTTCCTGAGCACCATGTGCTTTCCTTTAAGTCGGACATGAAATGCATTCTTCAAAATatctctggattaaaaaaaatatttaagctcTCTGCAGCAGTAGTATTGATAGGTTCTCATCCCAATCTGTCCTTTCTGAAGGAGCAAGGGTGTTACCTGGGCCACAACTCAAGCCAGCCAATCACATGTAAGGGTAATCCTGTGGAAATAGATGCATATACATATGAGTGTGTTAAAGAAGCCAACCTTTTTGCATTGGGTCCTTTGGTTGGAGACAATTTTGTTCGATTTTTAAAGGGAGGGGCACTGGGTGTTACACGCTGTTTAGCTacaagacagaagaaaaaaaagcagcatttatttgttgaaagaggaggaggagatgggatAGCTTAG
- the OSGIN2 gene encoding oxidative stress-induced growth inhibitor 2 isoform X4, protein MLSGYRPYLSSEAIHPNTILHSKLEEARHLSIVDQDLEYLSEGLEGRSSNPVAVLFDALLHPDADFGYDYPSILHWKLEQHHYIPHLVLGKGPPGGAWHNMEGSMLTISFGNWMELPGLKFKDWVSSKRRNLKGDRVMPEEIARYYKHYVKVMGLQKNFRENTYITSVSRLYRDQVDNDGQDRDISTQHLQIEKSKFTKRNWEIRGYQRIRDGSHIPFCLFAENVALATGTLDSPGRLEIDGEDFPFVFHSMPEFGAAISKGQLCGKVDPVLIVGSGLTAADAVLCAYNNNVPVIHVFRRRVTDPSLIFKQLPKKLYPEYHKVYHMMCTQSYSLDSNLLSDYTSFPEHHVLSFKSDMKCILQNISGLKKIFKLSAAVVLIGSHPNLSFLKEQGCYLGHNSSQPITCKGNPVEIDAYTYECVKEANLFALGPLVGDNFVRFLKGGALGVTRCLATRQKKKKQHLFVERGGGDGIA, encoded by the exons ATGCTGTCAGGCTACAGACCATATTTATCATCAGAAGCAATACATCCAAACACAATCTTACATAGCAAATTAGAAGAAGCGAGACATCTTTCCATTGTCGATCAG gactTAGAGTACTTGTCTGAGGGCCTTGAGGGTCGATCATCCAATCCTGTTGCAGTACTTTTCGACGCACTTCTTCATCCAGATGCTGACTTTGGGTATGATTATCCATCCATTTTGCATTGGAAATTGGAACAGCATCATTATATCCCTCACTTAGTTCTTGGTAAAGGTCCACCTGGTGGAGCTTGGCAT AATATGGAAGGCTCGATGTTGACAATCAGCTTTGGAAATTGGATGGAGCTACCTGGACTTAAATTTAAAGATTGGGTATCTAGCAAACGAAG gaACCTAAAAGGGGATCGAGTTATGCCAGAGGAAATAGCTCGCTACTATAAACATTATGTAAAAGTCATGGGTCTTCAGAAGAATTTCAGAGAGAATACTTACATTACCTCTGTGTCAAGACTCTACAGAGATCAAGTTGATAATGATGGTCAAGACAGAGATATTTCAACACAGCATTTACAGATAGAGAAGTCAAAATTTACCAAGAGAAACTGGGAAATCAGGGGTTATCAGCGAATAAGAGATGGTTCCCATATTCCCTTCTGTCTCTTTGCTGAAAATGTAGCTCTGGCAACCGGAACATTGGATTCTCCTGGCCGTTTGGAAATTGATGGGGAagattttccttttgtgtttcatTCAATGCCTGAATTTGGAGCCGCTATAAGCAAAGGACAGTTGTGTGGCAAAGTGGATCCAGTGTTAATTGTAGGTTCTGGGCTTACCGCAGCTGATGCAGTACTGTGTGCTTACAACAATAATGTCCCTGTGATTCATGTATTTCGCAGACGAGTAACTGATCCAAGCTTAATTTTCAAACAGCTTCCCAAAAAGCTTTATCCAGAATACCATAAAGTCTATCATATGATGTGTACTCAGTCATATTCTTTAGACTCAAATCTTTTATCTGATTATACCAGTTTTCCTGAGCACCATGTGCTTTCCTTTAAGTCGGACATGAAATGCATTCTTCAAAATatctctggattaaaaaaaatatttaagctcTCTGCAGCAGTAGTATTGATAGGTTCTCATCCCAATCTGTCCTTTCTGAAGGAGCAAGGGTGTTACCTGGGCCACAACTCAAGCCAGCCAATCACATGTAAGGGTAATCCTGTGGAAATAGATGCATATACATATGAGTGTGTTAAAGAAGCCAACCTTTTTGCATTGGGTCCTTTGGTTGGAGACAATTTTGTTCGATTTTTAAAGGGAGGGGCACTGGGTGTTACACGCTGTTTAGCTacaagacagaagaaaaaaaagcagcatttatttgttgaaagaggaggaggagatgggatAGCTTAG